The genome window GGAGCAGGGCCTCCTGCAGGGCGGTGGCGGCGCCGGGAGGAAGATCGGCCAGCGGCTCGGCGGAGGAGACGGTGTGCACCACGCCATGGGAGTCCCGGAACATCCCCGCAGACTAGGGTGCCCGCCCGGGACGAGGCCGGTTACGAGGAGGACGTCATGGGCGAGTTCGTGCGGCTCGAGGTCGACGGGGCGGTGGCCACGATCCGGCTGGACCGGCCGAAAATGAACGCCATCAACGGCCAGGTCACGGCCGAGCTCCGGGCAGCCGCCGAGCAGGCCCGCGACCGCACCGACATCCGGGCGGTCGTCCTCTACGGCGGCGACCGGGTGTTCGCCGCCGGCGCCGACATCCAGGAGATGTCGACGATGAGCTACGGCGAGATGCTGGCGTGGGGCAGCCGGCTGCAGGAGGCGCTGAAGGTCGTCGCCCGGCTGCCCAAGCCGGTCGTGGCGGCGGTCACCGGCTACGCACTCGGCGGCGGCTTCGAGCTGGCCCTGACCGCCGACTTCCGGGTGCTGGGGGAGCGGGCCAAGGTGGGGGTGCCGGAGATCCTGCTCGGGGTGATGCCCGGCGCCGGCGGCACCCAGCGGCTGACCCGCCTGGTCGGACCGGCCCGGGCCAAGGACCTGGTCTTCACCGGCCGGCACGTCGCCGCCGAGGAGGCCCTGGCGCTCGGCGTCGCGGACCGTGTCGTGCCGGACGCCGA of Mycobacteriales bacterium contains these proteins:
- a CDS encoding enoyl-CoA hydratase-related protein, which produces MGEFVRLEVDGAVATIRLDRPKMNAINGQVTAELRAAAEQARDRTDIRAVVLYGGDRVFAAGADIQEMSTMSYGEMLAWGSRLQEALKVVARLPKPVVAAVTGYALGGGFELALTADFRVLGERAKVGVPEILLGVMPGAGGTQRLTRLVGPARAKDLVFTGRHVAAEEALALGVADRVVPDADVYETARQMARSYATGPAVALRAAKQAIDDGLELDLDSALRLETALFAGLFSTEDQRTGMASFLEQGPGKARFSGR